In Candidatus Methylopumilus universalis, one DNA window encodes the following:
- a CDS encoding disulfide bond formation protein B has protein sequence MKKFFLSHRQAHLTAFVAAYFLVALAVFIQKKFNLEPCPLCVTQRIIFMVLGLLFLINAFIKPTYLIKKLSLVVLSITSITGMVFSFKHILIQSKAIQVPNECGVDLNYMFENFPFSKALNLLFKGTGDCSHIDWTLLGLTLPELALIGFVSFFIYTVFLFRMNLK, from the coding sequence TTGAAGAAATTTTTTTTATCACATAGACAAGCCCACTTAACTGCTTTTGTTGCTGCTTATTTTTTAGTTGCTTTAGCAGTTTTTATCCAAAAAAAATTCAACCTCGAACCATGCCCTTTATGTGTGACCCAGCGAATTATTTTTATGGTCCTGGGGTTACTTTTTTTAATCAATGCCTTCATTAAACCTACATATTTAATTAAAAAGTTATCTTTAGTCGTTTTATCTATAACTTCAATCACGGGCATGGTATTTTCTTTTAAGCACATATTGATTCAATCAAAAGCTATTCAGGTGCCAAATGAATGTGGTGTTGATCTAAATTATATGTTTGAAAATTTTCCATTCTCAAAAGCTTTGAATTTGCTTTTTAAAGGGACAGGCGACTGCTCACATATTGATTGGACTTTGTTAGGCCTTACGCTTCCTGAATTAGCTTTAATCGGATTCGTATCATTTTTTATCTATACCGTTTTTTTATTTCGGATGAATTTAAAGTAA